From one Butyricimonas faecihominis genomic stretch:
- a CDS encoding PLP-dependent cysteine synthase family protein: MVKKNILETIGHTPMVRINRLGQNPNVNIYAKLEGFNPTGSIKDRIALQMIEQAEREGRLMPGKTIIEPTSGNTGIGLAIIGIVKGYPVEIVMSEAVSVERRKIIRSYGGKVILTPAAEGTDGAIRKAHQLVEENPGKYFMPDQFSNAGNYQAHYENTAIEIWQQMEGEVDYLVSALGTSGTIMGISRFLKRCKPDIKVVSAHPVKGHYIQGLKNMEEAIVPAIYDPSRIDIQVMVESEEAIAMAREIIVREGIFAGMSSGAAMVAALKTAEQIDTGNIVVIFPDRAEKYLSTSMFGNLVDY, translated from the coding sequence TTGGTAAAGAAGAACATTCTTGAAACCATAGGGCATACACCTATGGTACGTATTAATCGTTTGGGCCAGAATCCGAACGTGAATATTTACGCCAAGTTGGAGGGATTTAATCCCACGGGTAGTATTAAAGATCGTATCGCCTTGCAGATGATCGAACAGGCAGAACGGGAGGGGCGTTTGATGCCCGGTAAAACCATTATCGAACCGACTTCCGGGAACACGGGGATTGGTTTGGCTATTATCGGTATCGTGAAAGGTTATCCCGTGGAGATCGTGATGAGTGAGGCGGTGTCCGTGGAGCGGAGAAAGATTATCCGTTCGTACGGGGGCAAGGTCATTCTGACTCCAGCGGCGGAGGGGACGGATGGGGCTATCCGGAAGGCGCATCAACTTGTGGAAGAAAACCCCGGAAAATATTTTATGCCCGACCAGTTCAGTAATGCCGGGAATTATCAGGCACATTACGAGAACACGGCCATCGAGATCTGGCAACAGATGGAGGGGGAGGTTGATTACTTGGTGAGTGCCTTGGGAACGTCGGGGACAATCATGGGAATATCCCGTTTCTTGAAAAGATGTAAGCCGGATATAAAAGTCGTGTCCGCGCATCCCGTGAAAGGGCATTACATTCAAGGTCTAAAGAATATGGAAGAGGCGATTGTTCCGGCTATTTACGATCCCTCCCGGATAGATATACAGGTAATGGTGGAGAGCGAGGAGGCTATTGCCATGGCTCGTGAGATTATTGTCCGGGAAGGTATTTTTGCCGGGATGAGTAGCGGGGCTGCCATGGTGGCTGCGCTGAAAACTGCGGAACAGATAGATACGGGTAACATTGTGGTTATTTTCCCCGATAGGGCAGAAAAGTATCTGAGTACCTCGATGTTCGGGAATTTGGTAGATTATTAA